A segment of the Candidatus Bathyarchaeota archaeon genome:
GTGAGAGCTCTTCTTTTTTATCCATGACGCCTATTCCTTCTATCCTGTTGCGCCGCCTAAAGCGAACGATAATAACTTTATTATAAAGCCGATTAAACCAATAGCGCCGATACCTAAGAAACTAATTTTTATGGAT
Coding sequences within it:
- a CDS encoding protein translocase SEC61 complex subunit gamma, encoding MGIKSWLTQAARTLKLAVKPDREELWLSIKISFLGIGAIGLIGFIIKLLSFALGGATG